One region of Trichosurus vulpecula isolate mTriVul1 chromosome 1, mTriVul1.pri, whole genome shotgun sequence genomic DNA includes:
- the LOC118850210 gene encoding gamma-interferon-inducible lysosomal thiol reductase-like produces MALVTAWAPLASLLLLLLLVPGVPSQSRSRCHPQLHRKFPLTKPVCTQPVYNWCSSCDSARRCQTRTECLALWRPQPVSPVSVKLFYEALCPSSRFFTSMVLFPTWALLGDDVMNITLVPFGNAKETQVNGTWEFTCQHGELECELNMVQTCVLYLLGREFPNAFAVVNCMMSAANPKNSLKPCLKIYAPQISMHDVMKCVTGPQGKEMMHENAMMTNHLSPPHTFIPWILVEESRLENPAELLDTVCHLYQGEVPDACKRNTTFHQKMNLLAANLQ; encoded by the exons ATGGCTTTAGTCACAGCTTGGGCTCCTTTGGCATCTCTGCTGCTCCTCCTGCTCCTGGTGCCTGGCGTGCCCAGCCAGTCCAGGAGTCGCTGTCACCCCCAACTCCACCGAAAGTTCCCACTCACAAAGCCTGTCTGTACCCAGCCTGTATACAATTGGTGCTCCTCCTGTGACTCTGCCAGGCGTTGCCAG ACGAGAACTGAGTGTCTTGCTTTGTGGAGACCTCAGCCAGTCTCCCCTGTCTCTGTGAAACTCTTCTATGAGGCCCTGTGTCCTTCCAGCCGGTTCTTCACTTCAATGGTGCTCTTCCCTACCTGGGCTTTGCTGGGTGACGATGTCATGAATATCACCCTTGTGCCTTTTGGCAATGCTAAG gaGACCCAAGTGAATGGGACCTGGGAGTTTACCTGTCAGCATGGGGAGCTGGAGTGTGAACTCAACATGGTTCAG ACCTGTGTGTTGTACCTCCTTGGGAGAGAGTTTCCTAATGCCTTTGCTGTGGTCAACTGTATGATGTCAGCTGCTAATCCAAAGAACTCACTGAAGCCC TGTCTGAAGATCTATGCCCCTCAAATTTCTATGCATGATGTCATGAAATGTGTGACAGGACCTCAAGGCAAAGAAATGATGCATGAAAACGCCATGATGACAAATCATCTTTCCCCTCCACATACATTTATCCCTTGGATTCTGGTTGAAGAA AGTCGCTTAGAGAATCCAGCTGAACTCTTAGACACTGTGTGTCATCTATACCAG GGGGAGGTGCCTGATGCCTGCAAAAGGAATACTACTTTCCatcagaagatgaatcttcttgcaGCAAACCTGCAATGA
- the MPV17L2 gene encoding mpv17-like protein 2, with amino-acid sequence MPPPGPRGVVGLLAAWRPLFRGRLLLVTNTLGCGTLMAAGDGVRQAWERRLAEDPSRPPRPIDLRRTARMFAMGCSMGPFLHYWYQWLDKLFPAMGFKDIRTILKKVLIDQLVASPILGVWYFLGMGCLEGQSLNTSCQELQDKFWELYKADWCVWPAAQLVNFLYVPTRYRVMYVNSMTLGWDTYLSYLKHRDRLPGCMGLASRTD; translated from the exons ATGCCCCCACCCGGGCCGCGAGGCGTCGTGGGCCTGTTGGCCGCGTGGCGGCCGCTGTTCCGGGGCCGGCTCCTGCTGGTCACCAATACTCTGGGCTGCGGGACGCTGATGGCGGCGGGGGACGGGGTGCGCCAAGCCTGGGAGCGAAGGCTGGCCGAGGACCCCTCCAGGCCGCCGCGACCGATCGACCTGCGCCGCACTG CACGGATGTTTGCCATGGGCTGTAGCATGGGCCCCTTCCTGCACTACTGGTACCAGTGGCTGGACAAACTCTTCCCCGCCATGGGATTTAAAGATATTCGAACCATCCTGAAGAAGGTGCTCATTGACCAGCTGGTGGCATCCCCTATCCTGGGCGTGTGGTACTTCCTGG GGATGGGCTGCTTAGAGGGCCAGAGCCTCAACACAAGTTGCCAGGAGCTGCAGGACAAGTTCTGGGAGCTCTACAAG GCTGATTGGTGTGTATGGCCAGCAGCTCAGCTGGTGAACTTCCTTTATGTGCCTACCCGTTACCGAGTGATGTATGTAAACAGCATGACGTTGGGCTGGGATACCTACCTCTCCTACCTAAAGCACCGG GACCGCCTGCCTGGCTGTATGGGCCTTGCCTCTCGCACTGACTAA